From a single Thermothielavioides terrestris NRRL 8126 chromosome 3, complete sequence genomic region:
- a CDS encoding glycosyltransferase family 90 protein (CAZy_ID 269959), with translation MGFPPRPTRCLRYILTALLLTLTLHFLTASDTIASWVWPLTGANKHPIDALIQAAEREFAAKLSKSTQTLAAAAAAYRKRRGRHPPPWFDKWYKFATEHGAIIVEDFWDQIYHDLEPFWGVQPAQIRKDARDFEMRIQIRDGKASTESDWWWTQIWLNMIQTIEHLLPDMDVALNPMDEPRMVVPWEDIEVYMKRAAKTRRTADVRSVVSDFSPLPPVGEASQEHHGDAQPIEWEHDEHYWPIARRGCPPDSPARLAEVITDFDKPPSIASPFSLAHMRNGYVANYTLSTDFCQQPDLQALEGIFVEPLSTSATKSLIPLFGGSKLFRNNDILLPSPIYWSEEDRFIGAEGASIPWASKHSSALWRGVATGGRNRETNWRAFQRHRFVAMNNASLLAQRADPPPNFALPDKRYALPAAAQADLPGWIARTTDVAFTEMVCLYEGFTPTCNYTAPYFAPVENVPMADMFQHKYLPDIDGNSFSGRYLGFLRSTSVPVKATLFREWHDARLVAWKHFVPMDPRFGDWWGILGYFLGRDREGTADKVGERIALAGREWAGRVLRKEDMAVYVLRLLLEYGRVMDDRREVMGWVEDLRQEL, from the exons ATGGGATTCCCCCCACGGCCCACAAGATGTCTTCGCTACATTTTGACGGCGCTTTTgttgaccctcaccctccACTTCCTGACGGCATCGGACACAATAGCGTCCTGGGTCTGGCCCTTGACTGGCGCCAACAAACACCCCATCGACGCTCTGATCCAGGCCGCTGAGCGCGAATTCGCAGCCAAGCTCTCCAAGTCGACGCAAACcctcgcagccgccgccgccgcctaccgaaagcgccgaggccgacacCCCCCACCATGGTTCGACAAATGGTACAAGTTTGCCACCGAACACGGCGCCATCATCGTCGAAGATTTCTGGGACCAGATCTACCACGACCTGGAACCGTTCTGGGGCGTGCAGCCCGCCCAGATCCGAAAGGATGCCCGCGATTTTGAGATGCGTATCCAGATACGCGACGGCAAGGCGTCGACGGAGAGCGACTGGTGGTGGACCCAGATCTGGCTCAACATGATCCAGACCATCGAGCACCTGCTGCCGGATATGGACGTTGCTCTAAACCCCATGGACGAGCCACGCATGGTGGTGCCATGGGAGGATATTGAGGTATATATGAAGAGGGCGGCCAAGACGAGGCGGACGGCTGATGTCAGGAGCGTGGTCTCTGACTTCAGTCCACTGCCGCCAGTCGGGGAAGCTTCTCAGGAGCATCACGGCGATGCGCAGCCTATAGAGTGGGAGCATGACG AACACTACTGGCCTATCGCGCGCCGCGGGTGCCCGCCTGAcagcccggcccggctgGCCGAGGTTATTACCGACTTCGATAAGCCGCCGTCTATCGCCAGCCCCTTTAGCCTTGCGCATATGAGAAATGGCTACGTGGCCAACTACACGCTAAGCACCGACTTCTGCCAGCAGCCAGACCTGCAAGCCCTCGAAGGCATCTTCGTCGAGCCGCTCAGTACCTCGGCAACCAAATCGCTGATCCCGCTCTTCGGCGGCTCCAAGCTCTTCCGCAACAACGACATCCTCCTCCCATCGCCCATATACTGGAGCGAAGAAGACCGCTTCATCGGCGCCGAAGGCGCCTCGATCCCCTGGGCCTCCAAACACTCCTCGGCCCTCTGGCGCGGCGTGGCCACGGGCGGACGCAACCGCGAGACCAACTGGCGCGCCTTCCAGCGCCACCGCTTCGTCGCCATGAACAACGCCTCCCTCCTGGCTCAACGGGCCGATCCGCCGCCGAACTTCGCCCTGCCGGACAAGCGCTacgccctccccgccgcaGCGCAGGCCGACCTGCCCGGCTGGATCGCCCGCACCACCGACGTCGCCTTCACGGAAATGGTCTGCCTCTACGAGGGGTTCACCCCGACGTGCAACTACACGGCGCCCTACTTCGCCCCGGTGGAGAACGTGCCGATGGCCGACATGTTCCAGCACAAGTATCTGCCCGATATCGACGGAAACTCCTTCAGCGGGCGGTACCTTGGCTTTCTGCGATCGACCAGCGTGCCGGTCAAGGCGACGCTGTTCCGGGAGTGGCATGATGCGCGGCTGGTCGCGTGGAAGCATTTCGTGCCCATGGACCCGCGGTTTGGGGACTGGTGGGGGATTCTGGGGTATTTCCTTGGTCGGGACCGGGAGGGGACGGCGGATAAGGTAGGCGAGCGGATTGCGCTGGCCGGGAGGGAGTGGGCAGGACGGGTGCTGAGGAAGGAGGATATGGCTGTTTATGTGCTGAGGTTGTTGCTGGAGTATGGGAGGGTCATGGATGACAGGAGGGAGGTGATGGGATGGGTGGAGGATCTGAGGCAGGAACTGTAA